One window of Papaver somniferum cultivar HN1 chromosome 9, ASM357369v1, whole genome shotgun sequence genomic DNA carries:
- the LOC113310236 gene encoding potassium transporter 1-like isoform X2 produces the protein MGLLNRFGVLNQKLKRVPIKTVLTLAYQSLGVVYGDLSTSPLYVYKTTFSGKLSLHENDEEVYGVLSFIFWTLTLIPLFKYIFFVLSADDNGEGGTFALYSLLCRHGRLGILPNHQEADERLASYGMDGSADTWQSAMLKSFFAKHPKFRNVLLIFVLLGTCMAIGDGVLTPAISVLSAVSGISVKTTKLHENYIVVISCVILVVLFSLQHHGTHRVSFIFAPIVTAWLLCISGIGIYNIYRWNPKIYHALSPVYMFKFLRTTGIEGWVSLGGVVLSITGSETMFADLGHFSPLSVKVAFSFLVYPCLVLAYMGEAAFLSRNHDDIQRSFYKAIPEPVFWPVFIVATFAAIVGSQAVISATFSMVSQCCALNCFPRVKIVHTSSTIHGQIYIPEINWILMCLCLAVTIGLRDTNMMGHAYGLAVTTVMFVTTCLMCLVIIIVWKQRITTAIAFLILFGSIELLYISSCIIKVPEGGWIPLSLSFVCMGIMYVWNYGTLKKHQFDMENKVSMKRIVALGPSLGMVRVPGIGLVYTDLATGVPAVFGHFVTNLPAFHQVLVFVCVKSVQVPYVSERERFVVDRVGTKEHGMFRCIVRYGYKDLQQENYDFENRLVSVIIQFVEMEDEQCTSAPIGKSCINNAISNIDSCDVSKLMLSHQNREENMVQSLSDIQVVRPEDDLSENRFFKEESLQIMRAKESGVAYILGHSYAKAKKSSSFFKRFSINFVFAFLSKNCRGPDVVLNVPYTSLLEVGMIYYV, from the exons ATGGGTCTTTTGAACAG ATTTGGTGtcttgaaccagaaattgaagaGGGTTCCAATCAAAACGGTGCTCACGCTCGCTTACCAGAGTCTCGGAGTGGTTTATGGTGATCTCAGTACATCTCCTCTCTATGTGTACAAAACCACCTTCTCTGGGAAATTGAGCCTACATGAGAATGATGAGGAGGTTTATGGAGTACTATcatttattttttggaccttaACTCTCATACCTCTTTTCAAGTACATATTCTTTGTGCTGTCGGCCGATGACAACGGTGAAG GTGGTACCTTCGCGCTGTACTCCCTCCTCTGCAGACATGGGAGACTTGGGATTCTACCCAACCACCAAGAAGCAGATGAGAGATTGGCATCATATGGGATGGATGGTTCAGCTGACACATGGCAGAGCGCTATGCTGAAATCATTCTTTGCAAAGCATCCAAAGTTCCGTAATGTACTCTTGATCTTTGTACTTTTGGGGACCTGTATGGCAATTGGTGATGGTGTACTTACACCAGCAATCTCAG TTCTTTCGGCTGTTTCAGGAATTTCAGTTAAAACGACAAAACTTCACGAGA ATTACATTGTGGTGATCTCTTGTGTGATTTTAGTGGTTCTTTTCTCCCTTCAGCATCATGGAACACACAGAGTTTCTTTTATATTTGCACCCATTGTTACTGCATGGCTTCTATGTATCAGTGGTATTGGCATATATAATATTTACCGGTGGAACCCAAAAATATACCATGCACTTTCTCCAGTTTACATGTTTAAATTCCTCAGAACCACTGGAATTGAAGGCTGGGTGTCGCTAGGGGGAGTTGTTCTCTCTATTACAG GTTCCGAGACCATGTTTGCTGATTTAGGACATTTTTCCCCTCTATCCGTCAAG GTTGCTTTCTCATTTCTAGTGTATCCCTGCTTGGTTCTTGCTTATATGGGGGAAGCCGCATTTCTTTCCAGAAACCATGATGATATACAGAGAAGTTTCTATAAAGCAATACCAG AGCCAGTGTTTTGGCCAGTCTTCATAGTGGCCACGTTTGCAGCTATAGTGGGAAGTCAGGCTGTTATATCTGCTACTTTCTCCATGGTTAGCCAGTGCTGTGCACTAAATTGCTTTCCTCGGGTGAAGATTGTTCATACTTCAAGTACGATACACGGGCAGATATATATTCCAGAGATCAACTGGATTCTGATGTGCCTGTGTTTAGCGGTCACTATTGGATTAAGGGACACAAAcatgatgggtcatgcttatg GCCTCGCTGTGACGACtgtgatgtttgtgactacttgcTTGATGTGTTTGGTTATAATAATCGTATGGAAGCAACGGATAACCACTGCTATCGCGTTTCTGATATTGTTCGGTTCAATTGAGCTCTTATACATCTCATCATGCATCATTAAGGTCCCAGAAGGTGGGTGGATCCCACTCTCTCTGTCTTTCGTCTGTATGGGAATAATGTATGTTTGGAACTATGGAACATTGAAGAAACACCAATTCGACATGGAGAACAAGGTTTCAATGAAAAGAATCGTGGCTTTAGGACCTAGCCTAGGCATGGTTCGAGTCCCAGGCATTGGACTTGTTTACACCGATCTGGCAACTGGGGTACCGGCCGTTTTCGGACATTTTGTGACAAATTTGCCAGCTTTCCATCAGGTGTTAGTATTTGTGTGTGTTAAATCGGTACAAGTTCCATATGTTAGTGAAAGGGAACGTTTTGTTGTAGACAGGGTAGGCACAAAAGAGCATGGCATGTTCCGGTGTATTGTCAGGTATGGGTACAAAGATTTACAACAAGAGAACTATGATTTCGAAAATAGGCTAGTATCTGTTATAATACAGTTTGTTGAGATGGAAGATGAACAATGTACGTCCGCTCCAATAGGAAAATCATGTATCAACAATGCAATCTCCAATATTGATTCCTGCGATGTTTCAAAGCTCATGTTATCTCATCAAAACCGCGAAGAGAATATGGTGCAGTCTTTATCCGATATTCAAGTGGTCAGACCCGAAGATGATCTTTCAGAGAATCGTTTCTTCAAGGAGGAATCACTGCAGATAATGAGAGCTAAGGAATCTGGAGTGGCTTATATCCTTGGGCATTCTTATGCAAAGGCAAAGAAATCATCATCATTTTTCAAGAGATTTTCCATCAATTTTGTCTTTGCTTTCCTGAGCAAGAATTGCAGGGGACCAGATGTTGTTCTAAATGTGCCTTATACATCTCTACTTGAAGTTGGCATGATCTATTACGTGTAA
- the LOC113310236 gene encoding potassium transporter 1-like isoform X1, translating to MNARAASVETVENGSFEQKLKRVPIKTVLTLAYQSLGVVYGDLSTSPLYVYKTTFSGKLSLHENDEEVYGVLSFIFWTLTLIPLFKYIFFVLSADDNGEGGTFALYSLLCRHGRLGILPNHQEADERLASYGMDGSADTWQSAMLKSFFAKHPKFRNVLLIFVLLGTCMAIGDGVLTPAISVLSAVSGISVKTTKLHENYIVVISCVILVVLFSLQHHGTHRVSFIFAPIVTAWLLCISGIGIYNIYRWNPKIYHALSPVYMFKFLRTTGIEGWVSLGGVVLSITGSETMFADLGHFSPLSVKVAFSFLVYPCLVLAYMGEAAFLSRNHDDIQRSFYKAIPEPVFWPVFIVATFAAIVGSQAVISATFSMVSQCCALNCFPRVKIVHTSSTIHGQIYIPEINWILMCLCLAVTIGLRDTNMMGHAYGLAVTTVMFVTTCLMCLVIIIVWKQRITTAIAFLILFGSIELLYISSCIIKVPEGGWIPLSLSFVCMGIMYVWNYGTLKKHQFDMENKVSMKRIVALGPSLGMVRVPGIGLVYTDLATGVPAVFGHFVTNLPAFHQVLVFVCVKSVQVPYVSERERFVVDRVGTKEHGMFRCIVRYGYKDLQQENYDFENRLVSVIIQFVEMEDEQCTSAPIGKSCINNAISNIDSCDVSKLMLSHQNREENMVQSLSDIQVVRPEDDLSENRFFKEESLQIMRAKESGVAYILGHSYAKAKKSSSFFKRFSINFVFAFLSKNCRGPDVVLNVPYTSLLEVGMIYYV from the exons ATGAATGCAAGAGCTGCTTCTGTAGAAACTGTAGAAAATGGGTCTTTTGAACAG aaattgaagaGGGTTCCAATCAAAACGGTGCTCACGCTCGCTTACCAGAGTCTCGGAGTGGTTTATGGTGATCTCAGTACATCTCCTCTCTATGTGTACAAAACCACCTTCTCTGGGAAATTGAGCCTACATGAGAATGATGAGGAGGTTTATGGAGTACTATcatttattttttggaccttaACTCTCATACCTCTTTTCAAGTACATATTCTTTGTGCTGTCGGCCGATGACAACGGTGAAG GTGGTACCTTCGCGCTGTACTCCCTCCTCTGCAGACATGGGAGACTTGGGATTCTACCCAACCACCAAGAAGCAGATGAGAGATTGGCATCATATGGGATGGATGGTTCAGCTGACACATGGCAGAGCGCTATGCTGAAATCATTCTTTGCAAAGCATCCAAAGTTCCGTAATGTACTCTTGATCTTTGTACTTTTGGGGACCTGTATGGCAATTGGTGATGGTGTACTTACACCAGCAATCTCAG TTCTTTCGGCTGTTTCAGGAATTTCAGTTAAAACGACAAAACTTCACGAGA ATTACATTGTGGTGATCTCTTGTGTGATTTTAGTGGTTCTTTTCTCCCTTCAGCATCATGGAACACACAGAGTTTCTTTTATATTTGCACCCATTGTTACTGCATGGCTTCTATGTATCAGTGGTATTGGCATATATAATATTTACCGGTGGAACCCAAAAATATACCATGCACTTTCTCCAGTTTACATGTTTAAATTCCTCAGAACCACTGGAATTGAAGGCTGGGTGTCGCTAGGGGGAGTTGTTCTCTCTATTACAG GTTCCGAGACCATGTTTGCTGATTTAGGACATTTTTCCCCTCTATCCGTCAAG GTTGCTTTCTCATTTCTAGTGTATCCCTGCTTGGTTCTTGCTTATATGGGGGAAGCCGCATTTCTTTCCAGAAACCATGATGATATACAGAGAAGTTTCTATAAAGCAATACCAG AGCCAGTGTTTTGGCCAGTCTTCATAGTGGCCACGTTTGCAGCTATAGTGGGAAGTCAGGCTGTTATATCTGCTACTTTCTCCATGGTTAGCCAGTGCTGTGCACTAAATTGCTTTCCTCGGGTGAAGATTGTTCATACTTCAAGTACGATACACGGGCAGATATATATTCCAGAGATCAACTGGATTCTGATGTGCCTGTGTTTAGCGGTCACTATTGGATTAAGGGACACAAAcatgatgggtcatgcttatg GCCTCGCTGTGACGACtgtgatgtttgtgactacttgcTTGATGTGTTTGGTTATAATAATCGTATGGAAGCAACGGATAACCACTGCTATCGCGTTTCTGATATTGTTCGGTTCAATTGAGCTCTTATACATCTCATCATGCATCATTAAGGTCCCAGAAGGTGGGTGGATCCCACTCTCTCTGTCTTTCGTCTGTATGGGAATAATGTATGTTTGGAACTATGGAACATTGAAGAAACACCAATTCGACATGGAGAACAAGGTTTCAATGAAAAGAATCGTGGCTTTAGGACCTAGCCTAGGCATGGTTCGAGTCCCAGGCATTGGACTTGTTTACACCGATCTGGCAACTGGGGTACCGGCCGTTTTCGGACATTTTGTGACAAATTTGCCAGCTTTCCATCAGGTGTTAGTATTTGTGTGTGTTAAATCGGTACAAGTTCCATATGTTAGTGAAAGGGAACGTTTTGTTGTAGACAGGGTAGGCACAAAAGAGCATGGCATGTTCCGGTGTATTGTCAGGTATGGGTACAAAGATTTACAACAAGAGAACTATGATTTCGAAAATAGGCTAGTATCTGTTATAATACAGTTTGTTGAGATGGAAGATGAACAATGTACGTCCGCTCCAATAGGAAAATCATGTATCAACAATGCAATCTCCAATATTGATTCCTGCGATGTTTCAAAGCTCATGTTATCTCATCAAAACCGCGAAGAGAATATGGTGCAGTCTTTATCCGATATTCAAGTGGTCAGACCCGAAGATGATCTTTCAGAGAATCGTTTCTTCAAGGAGGAATCACTGCAGATAATGAGAGCTAAGGAATCTGGAGTGGCTTATATCCTTGGGCATTCTTATGCAAAGGCAAAGAAATCATCATCATTTTTCAAGAGATTTTCCATCAATTTTGTCTTTGCTTTCCTGAGCAAGAATTGCAGGGGACCAGATGTTGTTCTAAATGTGCCTTATACATCTCTACTTGAAGTTGGCATGATCTATTACGTGTAA